One Dysidea avara chromosome 7, odDysAvar1.4, whole genome shotgun sequence genomic region harbors:
- the LOC136261976 gene encoding threonine aspartase 1-like isoform X2 produces the protein MAAPFIILHAGAGYHPESTTSLLTSLCEESCSQVLRVFKEGGSSQEAVSRAISILEDSPHTNCGYGSNLTLLGGVECDASIMCGQSGYYGSVGAVTGVKNPINIASGLLSQQCSGPLSLGRLPPMMLVGGGANIYAAQNNIQVLPADDLISDRARAVYVDHMKRLEKANKIEAISTAKKARLDQPSAVAQDTVGAIAMDERGVLCAGVSSGGLSLKFPGRVGHAAMYGCGCWAQNSSVEDIPGFACSISGAGEHITRTLLAKECCSYYQSS, from the exons ATGGCTGCACCTTTCATAATCCTTCACGCCG GAGCTGGTTATCATCCAGAATCTACAACAAGTCTCCTGACTAGTTTGTGTGAGGAATCTTGCTCGCAG GTACTGAGAGTGTTTAAGGAGGGAGGTAGCAGCCAGGAAGCAGTATCACGTGCAATATCCATCTTGGAG GACTCCCCACACACCAACTGTGGTTATGGTTCAAACCTGACATTACTTGGTGGGGTAGAGTGTGATGCCAGTATCATGTGTGGACAATCAGGATATTATGGTAGTGTAGGAGCTGTGACAG GTGTGAAAAATCCCATCAACATAGCATCAGGATTATTGTCTCAGCAGTGTAGTGGACCATTGTCTCTTGGTAGACTTCCCCCAAT GATGCTAGTGGGGGGAGGAGCTAACATTTATGCAGCACAAAACAACATACAGGTATTGCCAGCTGATGATTTGATCTCAG ATAGAGCTCGTGCTGTTTATGTTGATCACATGAAAAGATTAGAAAAAGCTAATAAAATTGAAGCCATCTCTACAGCAAAGAAAGCGCGTCTTGACCAACCG AGTGCAGTGGCACAAGATACAGTGGGAGCTATTGCTATGGATGAGCGAGGTGTATTGTGTGCTGGAGTGTCTAGTGGAGGATTATCTTTGAAATTTCCTGGAAGAGTAGGACAT GCAGCCATGTATGGCTGTGGCTGCTGGGCACAGAATAGCAGCGTTGAGGACATTCCAGGGTTTGCTTGTAGCATATCAG GTGCAGGGGAGCATATTACACGAACTCTCTTGGCCAAAGAATGTTGTTCTTATTATCAGTCCAG ttgA
- the LOC136261972 gene encoding uncharacterized protein, translating to MIQHNLVGGNNRIPPFIRHFVHMSDESASELGTRMGKHSDIDQEVFQWVMEHKRKSKQPITPNTIRQKAYEVGQQCDPNFKASINWYINWKKRTGYQESEEDEVAKRRKRSYTAGFKLEAVRRCQELENASQAALELNVSRRCLQRWKEELDIISTVANESGSAIFRRPGQGRKVSNPQLDKALFEWVKESWEQGITLNTNQIREKARELNGSPNFKASLGWFVKWQKRYNINLRDHTFDDPHEKKELELKLKILPEGEASSSGTFYSPTIFTSPRRKTKKKKKKVEEEEAELVGEDDEDFDEFLLQWLIERWNHEEVISNRQVREKALEMSTNPDFRASKAWLSHWKKKHHISLQKRTSGEASGSADGVEELDSDQEEDMENGDNLVLPARNLVVTTSTLTTPIVSSQPIPSTTANATSLVSQAQQQLQLVANTSLSPITQEAATALASLSAEDHEAGLEIAQALQHLADALSTDPSVSKETQLANLQQAMQIASLQQSLQLAAQQQMGSSQQAAQLANIGATSTVTPQGSQLSYSQPEVLLSSEQIALEEEIVTDESMVVYETTTVSQEDIQTVDVDVTTTTDVLPVTTDMLPATSCQQEVTVVQESALTSTAPTEQLTIVPERATEEIVSTEVLEMEEVPIEGTNMEVISTELLVEPVTSS from the exons atgaTACAACATAATCTTGTGGGCGGAAATAACCGGATCCCGCCGTTTATCCGCCATTTTGTGCACATGTCGGACGAAAG CGCATCCGAGCTTGGTACCCGAATGGGGAAGCATTCGGACATCGACCAGGAGGTGTTCCAATGGGTAATGGAGCATAAGAGAAAGAGCAAACAGCCCATTACACCGAACACAATTCGACAAAAAGCTTATGAGGTTGGCCAACAATGTGATCCTAACTTTAAGGCCTCCATAAACTGGTATATCAACTGGAAGAAGAGAACTGGGTACCAGGAATCTGAAGAAGATGAAGTAGCCAAACGACGAAAGAGATCATATACTGCTGGATTTAAATTGGAGGCAGTGAGAAGGTGTCAAGAATTAGAGAATGCTAGCCAGGCTGCGTTGGAGTTAAATGTGTCTCGACGTTGCTTGCAGCGTTGGAAGGAAGAGTTAGATATCATTTCCACAGTAGCAAATGAGTCTGGCTCAGCAATATTTCGTCGACCAGGCCAGGGTAGGAAAGTAAGCAATCCTCAGTTGGACAAAGCATTATTTGAGTGGGTGAAGGAATCTTGGGAACAAGGCATTACTCTAAATACAAATCAGATTAGGGAGAAAGCAAGGGAACTTAATGGCAGTCCAAACTTTAAAGCTTCTCTTGGATGGTTTGTAAAGTGGCAAAAGCGTTACAACATTAATTTGCGTGATCACACTTTTGACGATCCCCATGAAAAGAAGGAATTGGAACTTAAATTGAAAATCCTTCCTGAAGGGGAAGCTTCCAGTAGTGGCACTTTCTATTCACCAACTATCTTCACTTCTCCTCGTAGAAAGaccaagaagaagaagaagaaggtTGAAGAAGAAGAAGCAGAATTAGTTGGCGAGGATGATGAAGATTTTGATGAATTCCTATTGCAGTGGTTGATTGAGAGATGGAACCATGAGGAAGTGATCAGCAATCGACAAGTAAGAGAGAAGGCACTTGAGATGAGTACTAACCCTGACTTCCGTGCCTCAAAGGCTTGGCTGTCACA TTGGAAGAAGAAGCATCACATATCACTACAGAAACGTACTTCTGGCGAAGCCAGTGGAAGTGCTGATGGTGTTGAAGAGTTAGACTCTGATCAAGAAGAAGATATGGAGAATGGTGATAACCTTGTATTACCAGCTAGAAATCTAGTGGTTACAACATCAACCCTAACTACACCAATAGTATCCAGCCAGCCAATTCCTTCCACCACAGCCAATGCCACTTCACTAGTATCACAAGCTCAGCAGCAGCTACAATTGGTTGCTAACACAAGCCTTTCGCCAATAACTCAAGAAGCTGCAACGGCTTTGGCGTCCCTTTCGGCAGAAGATCACGAAGCTGGTCTGGAAATAGCTCAGGCCTTGCAGCACTTAGCAGATGCATTAAGTACCGATCCTTCCGTCAGCAAGGAGACCCAACTAGCCAACCTGCAGCAAGCCATGCAGATAGCCAGCTTACAACAGTCATTACAGCTTGCTGCTCAGCAACAGATGGGTAGCAGTCAGCAAGCTGCTCAACTGGCTAACATTGGGGCAACCTCAACTGTTACACCGCAAGGCTCTCAGCTATCGTACTCGCAACCAGAAGTATTACTCAGCTCTGAGCAGATTGCACTAGAAGAAGAGATTGTGACTGATGAGTCCATGGTAGTTTATGAGACAACTACAGTGTCGCAGGAGGATATTCAGACTGTGGATGTTGATGTAACCACAACCACTGATGTTCTGCCAGTCACTACTGATATGCTACCTGCTACAAGTTGCCAACAAGAGGTTACAGTAGTCCAGGAGTCTGCACTGACTTCTACAGCACCTACCGAGCAGTTGACCATTGTTCCTGAACGAGCTACAGAAGAGATAGTGTCTACTGAGGTATTGGAAATGGAGGAAGTACCTATTGAAGGTACCAATATGGAAGTGATATCCACTGAATTGTTAGTAGAACCAGTAACTTCATCGTAG
- the LOC136261978 gene encoding hepatoma-derived growth factor-related protein 2-like — protein sequence MSTGSDGQLAIDLNASGKQAPKKKPEKSTFSAGDIVWAKVSGFKFWAARVVDMKNDKFFPDSLKVPPKEKCTMVRFFGTYDYHWICPSSIMSYEAGIKKRLQSKCRGISFQVAFKEVKEFCESGTLPAGFMKATPTYEELKAAAVEQEEEEPEEPESAPVPKKQKRSSKKQDQSNDDSTTPTVEQAAEPVVDKSEKAVRDRCTHAMRRLGLVGPTINLRETIY from the exons ATGTCTACAGGGAGTGACGGACAACTGGCCATTGACCTAAATGCAAGCGGAAAACAAGCTCCAAAGAAGAAACCCGAGAAATCAACTTTTAGCGCTGGGGATATCGTATGGGCGAAGGTGTCGGGATTCAAATTTTGGGCTGCAAGG GTTGTGGACATGAAAAATGACAAATTCTTTCCGGACAGCTTGAAAGTGCCACCAAAAGAAAAGTGTACAATGGTACGATTCTTTGGCACCTACGATTA CCATTGGATATGTCCAAGCTCTATTATGTCATATGAGGCAGGGATCAAGAAGAGATTACAGTCAAAATGTAGAGGCATTTCTTTTCAG GTGGCATTCAAAGAAGTAAAGGAATTTTGCGAATCTGGTACATTACCAGCAGGATTTATGAAAGCTACACCAACTTATGAAGAACTCAAGGCTGCAGCTGTTGAACAAGAAgag GAGGAGCCTGAAGAACCTGAGTCTGCTCCAGTTCCTAAGAAGCAGAAAAGATCATCAAAGAAACAAGACCAGTCAAACGACGACAGCACTACACCTACTGTAGAGCAAGCGGCAGAGCCGGTTGTTGATAAGTCTGAAAAG GCTGTTAGAGACAGATGTACGCATGCAATGCGTCGGCTTGGTTTGGTGGGCCCCACCATCAACTTGAGGGAAACTATTTATTAA
- the LOC136261976 gene encoding threonine aspartase 1-like isoform X1, which yields MAAPFIILHAGAGYHPESTTSLLTSLCEESCSQVLRVFKEGGSSQEAVSRAISILEDSPHTNCGYGSNLTLLGGVECDASIMCGQSGYYGSVGAVTGVKNPINIASGLLSQQCSGPLSLGRLPPMMLVGGGANIYAAQNNIQVLPADDLISDRARAVYVDHMKRLEKANKIEAISTAKKARLDQPSAVAQDTVGAIAMDERGVLCAGVSSGGLSLKFPGRVGHAAMYGCGCWAQNSSVEDIPGFACSISGAGEHITRTLLAKECCSYYQSRPDSPLKLHDFLQEHFLSHPFLHDITEKNCGLIVAQSFTDCCELSWGHTTSSFCVAYQGRDNVKPQVIFSRLESTVTSGRTVQIGAVCLSNKN from the exons ATGGCTGCACCTTTCATAATCCTTCACGCCG GAGCTGGTTATCATCCAGAATCTACAACAAGTCTCCTGACTAGTTTGTGTGAGGAATCTTGCTCGCAG GTACTGAGAGTGTTTAAGGAGGGAGGTAGCAGCCAGGAAGCAGTATCACGTGCAATATCCATCTTGGAG GACTCCCCACACACCAACTGTGGTTATGGTTCAAACCTGACATTACTTGGTGGGGTAGAGTGTGATGCCAGTATCATGTGTGGACAATCAGGATATTATGGTAGTGTAGGAGCTGTGACAG GTGTGAAAAATCCCATCAACATAGCATCAGGATTATTGTCTCAGCAGTGTAGTGGACCATTGTCTCTTGGTAGACTTCCCCCAAT GATGCTAGTGGGGGGAGGAGCTAACATTTATGCAGCACAAAACAACATACAGGTATTGCCAGCTGATGATTTGATCTCAG ATAGAGCTCGTGCTGTTTATGTTGATCACATGAAAAGATTAGAAAAAGCTAATAAAATTGAAGCCATCTCTACAGCAAAGAAAGCGCGTCTTGACCAACCG AGTGCAGTGGCACAAGATACAGTGGGAGCTATTGCTATGGATGAGCGAGGTGTATTGTGTGCTGGAGTGTCTAGTGGAGGATTATCTTTGAAATTTCCTGGAAGAGTAGGACAT GCAGCCATGTATGGCTGTGGCTGCTGGGCACAGAATAGCAGCGTTGAGGACATTCCAGGGTTTGCTTGTAGCATATCAG GTGCAGGGGAGCATATTACACGAACTCTCTTGGCCAAAGAATGTTGTTCTTATTATCAGTCCAG ACCTGATTCACCCCTCAAGTTACATGATTTCTTACAAGAACACTTTCTCTCCCATCCATTTCTACATGATATAACAGAGAAGAATTGTGGTCTGATAGTTGCACAGAGTTTTACAG ACTGCTGCGAGTTGTCATGGGGGCATACGACAAGTAGTTTTTGTGTAGCATACCAAGGAAGGGACAATGTCAAGCCACAAGTCATATTTTCTAGATTAGAATCTACTGTTACATCAGGAAGAACTGTTCAAATTGGTGCTGTATGTTTATCTAACAAGAATTAA
- the LOC136260614 gene encoding metaxin-1-like isoform X2 gives MELLIHSGDDYVASFEPESLAALTYTKLAEIPVTVTSACVPWRTPSGQYPVLKHDARVVHDDVLDYFSSHGYDLDGALTAKQAAESFAYKTLVRDALHKALLYCRWLDAENYSSFTRKWYSNQLSFPLTIFLPHMKHRSVQSKLENECTPDLTPDMFHNLVLARARECFNTLSVKLDTQQYFFGDKPTSLDAVVYGYLDNLIQYSLPGNNSLQGHVYCCDNLLQFCTRVRSRLYPDHKTGTSSEAEVSNWQPAMWISIGTAASLLLFQMYRVGWFHKPPIPDTNKTSLENYVLQ, from the exons ATGGAGCTATTAATACACTCTGGAGACGATTATGTTGCAAGTTTCGAGCCGGAGAGCTTGGCAGCCTTG ACATACACAAAGTTAGCAGAGATTCCTGTTACTGTGACTTCTGCGTGTGTTCCATGGCGTACACCTTCTG GTCAATATCCGGTACTGAAACATGATGCTAGAGTAGTTCATGATGATGTTTTGGATTACTTTAGCTCACAC GGATACGACTTGGATGGTGCATTGACAGCTAAGCAAGCAGCTGAATCATTTGCCTACAAGACACTAGTTCGAGATGCCCTCCATAAAGctttg ttgtattGTCGGTGGCTGGATGCTGAGAACTACAGTAGCTTCACTCGCAAGTGGTACAGCAATCAACTGTCATTCCCTTTGACAATATTTCTGCCACACATGAAACATAGAAGTGTCCAATCTAAACTAGAAAATGAGTGTACCCCAGATCTAACTCCTGATATGTTCCACAACCTG GTATTAGCTCGTGCTAGAGAATGCTTCAACACGCTATCCGTAAAGTTAGATACCCAACAATATTTCTTTGGAGACAA GCCTACCTCACTAGATGCAGTAGTCTATGGTTATTTGGATAACTTGATACAATATAGTCTCCCAGGGAACAACAGTCTACAAGGTCATGTTTACTGCTGTGATAACTTGCTGCAGTTTTGCACTAGAGTAAGAAGTCGCTTGTACCCTGACCATAAAACAG GTACAAGTAGTGAGGCTGAAGTGTCAAATTGGCAACCTGCAATGTGGATCTCCATAGGGACAGCAGCATCTTTGTTACTATTTCAAATGTACAGAGTTGGTTGGTTTCATAAACCACCAATACCTGACACTAATAAGACTTCATTAGAAAACTATGTATTACAATAA
- the LOC136261975 gene encoding muscle, skeletal receptor tyrosine-protein kinase-like, with amino-acid sequence MFPVDDDIVWITLTGVAGLGVSLALLVALVKCCKQVIMRHREKRRQLFEPEQELLEVSMTSSNKSFEMGKRDSTSSEAMGWERNTLSRDRKIRKENLLLLKKLAGGRYGAIYEAEVYNLVEYEGTRKVLAKLLQSEENDMIKEFEDDVNFLTTLNHVNVVGLLGLYTNEPPKCYVFDCGQTRDLLVYVRDLKNKTAIQNLLQPSDSIDNEQEEGTLIENPVSASEELHIDLLTFADHITLGMDYLSTQKKFVHKDLALRNCIIGHDNVVKVSVDTELAKLTYSEAYNDGLPIRWMSPECLLTNTFTTQTDVWSFGIVLWELTSLGEVPYYEFTDNRSVMQAITNDDHLPVKPILCNDSTFIVMTDCWEKEPNSRPTFLQLHEHIYKLTISS; translated from the exons ATGTTTCCAGTCG ATGACGATATCGTGTGGATAACACTGACTGGTGTAGCAGGCCTGGGAGTATCGTTGGCATTGCTGGTGGCTCTGGTGAAATGCTGCAAGCAAGTAATTATGCGTCATCGTGAGAAACGCCGACAGCTGTTTGAACCAGAACAAGAATTGCTGGAAGTCTCCATGACCTCATCTAATAAGTCATTT GAAATGGGTAAACGTGACAGCACCAGTAGCGAGGCAATGGGATGGGAGAGGAATACATTGAGCAGAGATCGAAAAATACGTAAAGAAAACTTGCTGTTGCTAAAGAAATTGGCAGGTGGGAGATATGGTGCAATTTATGAAGCTGAAGTGTATAACTTAGTGGAGTATGAGGGAACAAGGAAAGTACTAGCTAAACTGCTACAGAGTGAAGAGAATGATATGATAAAGGAATTTGAAGATGATGTTAACTTCCTTACAACACTGAATCATGTTAATGTAGTCGGGTTGCTAGGGCTGTACACAAATGAACCTCCCAAGTGTTACGTGTTTGATTGTGGTCAGACACGCGATCTGTTAGTGTATGTAAGAGACCTCAAGAACAAGACTGCTATTCAAAATCTACTACAGCCATCAGATTCCATTGACAATGAACAGGAGGAAGGGACTCTTATAGAGAACCCTGTTTCAGCTTCTGAGGAGCTTCATATAGACTTGTTGACATTTGCCGACCATATAACACTTGGTATGGATTATCTGTCAACCCAGAAAAAATTTGTCCACAAAGATCTGGCTCTGAGGAATTGTATAATAGGGCACGACAATGTGGTCAAAGTATCAGTGGACACTGAGCTAGCAAAACTGACCTATTCAGAAGCCTACAATGATGGTCTGCCGATTAGATGGATGTCACCAGAGTGCTTGTTGACAAACACTTTCACAACACAAACTGACGTGTGGTCCTTTGGGATTGTGTTGTGGGAGCTCACCAGTCTAGGAGAAGTGCCTTACTACGAGTTTACTGACAACAGGTCAGTGATGCAGGCTATTACCAATGATGATCACCTACCAGTTAAGCCAATCTTGTGCAATGACAGCACATTTATTGTAATGACTGATTGCTGGGAGAAAGAACCAAATTCCAGACCGACGTTTCTTCAGTTACACGAACATATTTATAAATTAACAATCAGTAGCTAA
- the LOC136260614 gene encoding cyclin-dependent kinase 7-like isoform X1 — MGDRVKRYRKIDFLGEGQFATVFKAEDTEQDGRVVAVKKIKLGKKSELRDGVNRTALREIKLLQELHHPNIIGLLDVYGHKSNISLVFDYMNTDLEAIIQDMGIVLTTSHIKAYLLMTFKGLEYLHSHWILHRDLKPNNLLINTAGVLKITDFGLAKSFGSPNRVYTHQVVTRWYRSPELLFGARLYGTGVDVWAVGCIMAELLLRVPFLQGDTDLGQLSEVFKVFGTPSEQSWPGVSSLPDYISFKEMPPMSLKNIFSAASDDTLHLLENCLRLNPAVRFTATQSLKSPYFIRKPLPCPSSQLPKPSAKHEKESATDKDKVPIVGNVVKKLEYE, encoded by the exons ATGGGTGACCGAGTAAAACGATATAGAAAGATAGATTTTCTTGGAGAAGGCCAG TTTGCTACTGTATTTAAAGCCGAAGATACCGAGCAAGATGGCAGAGTGGTAGCTGTAAAGAAG ATTAAACTTGGGAAGAAGAGTGAATTGAGGGATG GTGTAAACAGAACTGCACTACGTGAGATTAAACTATTGCAAGAGCTACACCATCCAAACATTATTGGG CTATTGGATGTGTATGGCCACAAGTCAAACATCAGTCTCGTCtttgattatatgaacactgACTTAGag GCTATCATTCAAGATATGGGAATTGTGTTAACCACTTCACATATTAAAGCTTATCTTCTAATGACATTTAAAGGATTAGAGTACCTACACTCACACTGGATTCTACATCGG GATTTAAAGCCAAACAATTTACTGATCAACACTGCAGGTGTACTAAAGATAACTGACTTTGGATTAGCCAAGTCATTTGGTAGTCCTAACAGGGTATATACACATCAGGTAGTAACAAG ATGGTATCGTAGTCCAGAGCTGTTGTTTGGTGCTCGTTTGTATGGTACTGGAGTGGATGTGTGGGCTGTTGGTTGTATAATGGCAGAACTTTTATTACGA GTCCCATTTCTTCAAGGAGACACTGATCTGGGACAGCTCTCCGAAGTGTTTAAGGTGTTTGGTACTCCATCAGAACAATCATGGCCA GGGGTCTCCTCATTGCCAGACTACATCAGTTTTAAAGAGATGCCACCAATGTCATTGAAGAATATATTCTCAGCTGCAAGTGATGACACATTGCATTTGCTAGAGAACTGTCTTAGACTTAACCCAGCTGTGCGCTTCACAGCCACTCAG TCACTCAAATCACCTTATTTCATCAGAAAACCTCTTCCTTGTCCAAGTAGCCAGTTACCTAAACCATCTGCTAAGCATGAGAAAGAATCAGCAACAGACAAAGACAAGGTTCCTATAGTAG gaAATGTTGTAAAGAAATTGgaatatgaataa